The Chryseobacterium sp. G0186 genome includes the window ATTGATGTTACCACTTCAAGAGAAGAATATATCTATCTGGATAAAGGAAATGGTCTCATGGAGCGTCGTATTACAAGAATGCGTCCCGGTACATTGGGAATCTGTGCGGCTATTCAGCATAAATATAACGTAGATACAGTTCCACACTTACTATGCGGAGGTTTTACCAAAGAAGAAACCGAATATCTTCTCGTAGACTGTATGTACCTAGGAATAGAGAATGTAATGGCGTTAAGAGGAGATGCCATGAAGGGACATCAGTATTTCGAACCTACTCAGGGAGGACATGCCAGTGCAATGGATCTTGTTGACCAAATCAACAACCTGGGAAGAGGGAAGTATCTTCACAATGAGGAACAGGTATGCGATGAACTCAATAAATTCTGCATTGGTGTTGCCGGATATCCTGAGAAACATATGGAGGCCCCATCCATGAACTATGATTTGAAATGGCTGAAGCAGAAAGTAGATGCTGGAGCAGATTATATTGTAACCCAAATGTTTTTTGACAATAAAAAGTATATTGAATTCGTTCAGAAAGCAAGAGAGATGGGAATTACAGTTCCAATCATTCCGGGAATTAAGCCAATTGCCACTAAAAAACACTTAAAAATCCTGCCACAGGTATTTAAGATAGATCTTCCGGAAGAGTTGATCAATGAAGTAGAAAATGCTAAAAATAATGAGGCCGTAAAGCAGATCGGAGTAGAGTGGGCGATTGCTCAGTGCAAAGAACTTCTGGATTTTGGAGTTCCTGTTTTACACTTTTACTCAATGGGGAAAAGTGATAACATTAAAAAAGTAGCTGGAGAGCTATTCTAATAAAAGTACCAAAAATGAAGGAGCCCTGTGAATTTTCACAGGGTTTTATTTTTTTATTGATTTAAAAAGTTAACCAGTTTGATGAGGTCTTCTTCTTTATTGAGCTTAATTGAGTTTGATTTAAAAAAAGCCTCTATAGATTCCTTTTTTTCGGGGAAGAATAATAGAATATCCTTTTCCTTTTTAGTCTTTCTGATAAGTCCTTTTGTTGTTTGAATATAATAAACCGGTTCCAGTGTTCTGAAAAATGCAGCTTTATCTGACGCGTAGGAATTGGCTGCCGGAACAACATCGTTAAATTTGGTTCTTACTTTTTTATAAAGTTTGTTACTTCCTTTAACAAGTTCAAAAAAATAACCGCTTAGCTCATCCTTTGTTTCTAATAATACAATGGTGCTTTTAGGAGACGCAATTTCAATTCTGGAAAACTTATTCTCTTTGGGAAGTACCAATGGTTTCCCATCTTTCTGAAACTCTATTTCATCCAGATAGCTGTTATATCGTACAGCTGCCTTTTCATAGTTGTCTGCTACTTTAGCAAGATGAAAGTCGGTGCTGTGATAAGGAGAACCAATAATTTCGTCATAAGTTAATGATCTCCCGGAGTTTTCTGAGTTTACTCTGAATACGGCATGATCTCCTCCAAGATCATTTACAGAAAGAGTACTCGAGTAACTTGCCTGATAATTACTGGGAGTGAGGTTTTGGGCATAGCTGATACTAAAAGATACTAAGAAAGTAATAATAATAACTTTTCTCATTTTATAGGTTTATTTTAAGTCTTTTTCAAAAATATAATAGATCCTCCCATTGGGGGAATAATGGAGAAATCAAATACAGAAAATAAGGGAATTATAGATAAGGATGTCTCTCAAACTCTTTATTCCTATCAAATAAATATCGATAGGTTGCCAGTTTTCGGGTCACGGTGGTATCAAGGGTCTCTGCAATTTTGATCATTTTTGGATTAAAATCACCAATCCATTGAAGCTCGGTAACTTTAAAATCCGTATGTTTTCTTAAGTGTTGTGTACCTTCCCAGATCATATAGCCGTCAATCCCTTTCCTTTGCCATTCCGGAACCACACCGAAGACAAGACCTACCATCTTTTCGTTCTTTTTAAACTGTTTCAAGTATAAAAGCTTAAGTTTTTCAAAAATTCCAAACTTCCCATTCAGGTATTTAAACCATTGGTTCAGGTCCGGAATATTGATCCACATCGCAATGGGTTTTTCATTTTCATAGACAAACCATGAAATATGCTCATTGATAATAGGTTTCATCATATGGAACATTTTCAATACCTTGGCTTCTTCCAGCTGTTTTCCCTCTCCGTGGGATGCCCATGCCTTATTGTAAATTTCTGTGAAATCTTTGGCAAACTTTTCCAGATTATTCTTTTTCATAGGTTGGGCAGAAATAGCAGGATTTCTTTTGTTTCTTTCATAGGCAATGGTGAAAACCCGTGAAACTTCAGCAAAAATAGGTCGCGTAAAACAAAGCTGTTCAAAATAAATTTTTAACCCATAGTTTTCAAAAAGATCCTTGTAATAAGGGAAGTTGTAGTTCATTCCAAACAGAGGCTCTATAAACCCCTCAATTAAAAGTCCCCAAAACTTATCCCGTTCCCCAAAATTAATAGGCCCATCCATGGCTTCCATTCCTCTTTCCTGAAGCCAGTTTTTACAATGATCAAAGATAAAATTAGCCGTTGGCTGATCATTAATACAATCAAAAAAACCAAACCCGCCCGTCGGCTGATCCTGTTCATAGCAAGAACTGATAAAAACAGCTACTTTACCAACTGTTTTATTGTCTTTCTTAAACAAAAACCTCTTACATTGCCCATCCTTAAAGAATTTGTTCTTTTCAGGATTGAAAATTTCCTCAATATGTTGATCTAAAGGTCGTATATAATTCTTGTCGTGCTGATACAGTTGTGCCGGAAATATTAGAAATTCCTTTTTTTGGTGTTGGTTTTGTACTTCTTCGACAATAATCATATGCTTTTAATCAGAGTAGGTTATAAAAGATAACGTTTTTCATCTCAAATTGAAA containing:
- the metF gene encoding methylenetetrahydrofolate reductase [NAD(P)H] produces the protein MKITEHIKNANGKTLFSLEVVPPQKGIGIEDLYTNIDPLMEFKPPFIDVTTSREEYIYLDKGNGLMERRITRMRPGTLGICAAIQHKYNVDTVPHLLCGGFTKEETEYLLVDCMYLGIENVMALRGDAMKGHQYFEPTQGGHASAMDLVDQINNLGRGKYLHNEEQVCDELNKFCIGVAGYPEKHMEAPSMNYDLKWLKQKVDAGADYIVTQMFFDNKKYIEFVQKAREMGITVPIIPGIKPIATKKHLKILPQVFKIDLPEELINEVENAKNNEAVKQIGVEWAIAQCKELLDFGVPVLHFYSMGKSDNIKKVAGELF